The following proteins are encoded in a genomic region of Candidatus Diapherotrites archaeon:
- a CDS encoding divalent-cation tolerance protein CutA: MPIMVCFVSCPGEKEAGKIARALVEKRLCACANIIPGVSSVYRWNGNVKKSREALLLLKTKKSLRKKVEGEIKKLHSYDLPAIEFFEARTTGLAQKWVFGETL; the protein is encoded by the coding sequence ATGCCGATTATGGTCTGCTTTGTTTCATGCCCCGGCGAAAAGGAAGCCGGAAAAATCGCAAGGGCGCTTGTTGAAAAAAGGCTTTGCGCGTGCGCCAACATCATCCCCGGCGTTTCGTCTGTTTACCGCTGGAATGGCAATGTCAAAAAATCGCGCGAGGCACTGCTTTTGCTGAAGACTAAGAAAAGCCTGCGGAAAAAGGTCGAAGGCGAAATAAAAAAATTGCATTCCTATGACCTGCCTGCAATCGAATTCTTCGAGGCGCGCACAACAGGGCTGGCGCAGAAATGGGTTTTCGGTGAAACGCTTTGA
- a CDS encoding translation initiation factor IF-2 subunit beta, whose product MEYEKMLDRLYMSLPEKTLSKERFEVPEASSFIQGAKTVVRNYSQLLKIMRREEKHLFRFIAKEIGTAASVEGGSLVLNGKFSQDQVRKLFMDYFKTFVLCPECGKPDTQVIAWQSVRALKCEACGAVTPVKGL is encoded by the coding sequence ATGGAATACGAGAAAATGCTTGACCGGCTTTACATGTCATTGCCGGAAAAAACGCTGTCAAAGGAAAGGTTCGAGGTGCCCGAAGCCTCTTCTTTCATCCAGGGCGCGAAGACAGTTGTCAGGAATTATTCGCAGTTGCTGAAAATCATGCGCCGCGAGGAAAAGCATCTGTTCAGGTTCATTGCCAAGGAAATCGGCACTGCCGCGAGCGTCGAGGGCGGCAGCCTTGTGCTGAACGGAAAGTTTTCGCAGGACCAGGTCAGAAAGCTTTTCATGGACTATTTCAAGACGTTTGTGCTGTGCCCGGAGTGCGGCAAGCCTGACACGCAGGTCATAGCCTGGCAGAGCGTAAGAGCGCTCAAATGCGAGGCTTGTGGTGCAGTAACGCCGGTAAAAGGATTGTGA
- a CDS encoding RNA-processing protein (similar to yeast Dim2p protein that is essential for 40S ribosomal subunit; structural studies show binding to 3' end of 16S rRNA in complex with archaeal IF2 alpha): MPEEQFESFFVPKERVAVIIGKNGVTRRKIESLTGTKISVESGTGEVSVESEKTGLNFYNALNIIRAIARGFAPEKAFTLADDSFLLEIIPLEDILGKSKSSQIAKKGRIIGRNGAARNILEEKTGCFISVFGKTVAIIGRPDGIERARKAVEMLLEGANHSTVYRFLDSRALEEHRFEL; this comes from the coding sequence ATGCCTGAAGAACAGTTCGAGTCCTTTTTCGTGCCGAAGGAAAGGGTTGCCGTCATCATCGGGAAAAACGGCGTGACGAGGCGCAAAATCGAGTCCCTGACGGGAACAAAAATTTCGGTTGAAAGCGGAACCGGCGAGGTTTCGGTTGAAAGCGAAAAGACCGGGTTAAATTTTTATAATGCTTTGAATATTATTAGAGCGATTGCCCGGGGCTTTGCGCCCGAAAAGGCGTTCACCCTTGCCGACGATTCTTTCCTGCTGGAAATAATTCCGCTTGAGGACATCCTTGGAAAGTCCAAGAGTTCGCAGATAGCAAAAAAGGGCAGGATCATCGGCAGGAACGGCGCCGCAAGGAACATTCTCGAGGAAAAAACCGGTTGTTTCATATCGGTTTTCGGGAAAACCGTTGCCATAATCGGCCGGCCTGACGGGATTGAAAGGGCGAGAAAGGCGGTTGAAATGCTCCTGGAAGGGGCAAACCATTCAACGGTTTACAGGTTTTTGGACAGCAGGGCATTGGAAGAGCACAGGTTTGAATTGTAG
- the msrA gene encoding peptide-methionine (S)-S-oxide reductase MsrA: protein MKLAKTEKAVFAAGCFWGVEDLFSKVPGVKGTRAGYTGGHTANPSYEQVCSDRTGHAEAVEVEFDPAKVSYEKLLELFWKLHDPTQENRQGPDVGSQYRSAVFYHNEKQKAAAEKSKKALEKSGKFGKPIMTQIVAAKEFFEAEDYHQKYMQKHRNAVC from the coding sequence ATGAAATTGGCGAAAACCGAAAAGGCTGTTTTTGCGGCAGGCTGCTTCTGGGGAGTCGAAGACCTTTTTTCAAAGGTTCCGGGAGTGAAGGGCACGCGCGCGGGCTACACCGGGGGGCATACCGCCAATCCAAGCTATGAGCAGGTTTGCTCGGACAGGACGGGGCATGCGGAAGCGGTTGAAGTCGAATTCGACCCCGCCAAGGTCAGCTATGAAAAACTGCTTGAATTGTTCTGGAAACTCCACGACCCGACGCAGGAAAACAGGCAGGGCCCGGATGTTGGCTCGCAGTACCGGTCCGCGGTATTCTATCACAACGAAAAGCAGAAAGCGGCCGCGGAAAAATCTAAAAAAGCGCTTGAAAAGTCCGGCAAATTCGGCAAGCCAATCATGACGCAAATCGTCGCCGCAAAGGAATTTTTCGAAGCCGAAGATTACCACCAGAAATACATGCAGAAGCACAGGAATGCTGTGTGCTGA
- a CDS encoding VTT domain-containing protein has product MLPAKLSSGCMGLEAFLASLVQTYGLPGFFLASLIANATIIFPLPIEILIFTSAPLFNFNNLGVFSPLLLGLFAGIGAGLGECTGYLLGKASSVGLEKFDKPHLRKILGMTKTIKEKGAPIIFFGALLPLGFDVIGIAAGLISYDFRKFAALAISGKTVRYIIIAYAGYYSVTLLKGLLF; this is encoded by the coding sequence ATGCTTCCAGCCAAACTTTCATCCGGTTGCATGGGCCTCGAGGCATTTCTCGCATCGCTTGTCCAGACTTACGGCCTGCCGGGCTTTTTCCTCGCATCGCTCATAGCGAATGCCACAATAATCTTTCCGCTGCCGATTGAAATACTCATTTTTACGTCCGCGCCGCTGTTCAATTTCAACAATCTCGGGGTTTTCAGCCCATTGCTGCTGGGCCTGTTCGCCGGAATCGGCGCCGGCCTGGGCGAATGCACGGGCTACCTTCTCGGCAAAGCCAGCTCGGTCGGCCTGGAAAAGTTCGACAAGCCGCATCTCAGGAAAATCCTTGGCATGACAAAAACCATAAAGGAAAAGGGCGCGCCCATAATCTTCTTCGGCGCCTTGCTGCCGCTGGGCTTCGACGTCATAGGCATTGCCGCCGGCCTGATAAGCTACGATTTCAGGAAGTTCGCAGCCCTTGCAATCAGCGGCAAGACAGTCAGATACATTATAATTGCCTACGCCGGCTATTACAGCGTAACCCTGCTCAAAGGCCTGCTGTTTTGA
- a CDS encoding nitroreductase family protein, whose translation MRMLFDSEAKEHRKKEHGVDELFIGRWSPRAFSDEKLDHKTVLKLLEAARWSPSSYNEQPWRIIFAASEKDRKIFAECLMEGNRGWASKAPLLVCIAGKKLSDVTGGPNNKYAFDCGAAALSIDLQARMLGLYTHSMGGFDAKTTAKLLEIPDGFEPIVFVAVGKRGNKKDLPQMLQERENPSQRKKFEEIAFEGKFKG comes from the coding sequence ATGAGGATGCTGTTTGATTCTGAAGCGAAAGAGCACAGGAAAAAAGAACATGGCGTTGACGAGCTGTTTATTGGCAGGTGGTCGCCGAGGGCTTTTTCGGACGAAAAGCTCGACCACAAAACGGTGTTGAAGCTTTTGGAGGCCGCGCGCTGGTCGCCGAGCTCTTACAACGAGCAGCCGTGGCGCATAATCTTTGCGGCAAGCGAAAAGGACAGGAAAATTTTCGCTGAATGCCTTATGGAAGGAAACCGCGGCTGGGCGTCAAAGGCGCCCTTGCTTGTCTGCATTGCCGGAAAAAAGCTGTCGGACGTGACTGGCGGGCCGAACAACAAGTACGCGTTCGACTGCGGGGCTGCGGCATTGTCGATTGACTTGCAGGCAAGAATGCTCGGATTGTACACGCATTCGATGGGCGGGTTTGACGCGAAAACTACGGCAAAACTGCTGGAAATACCGGATGGCTTCGAGCCAATCGTGTTTGTGGCGGTCGGAAAGCGCGGGAACAAAAAGGATTTGCCGCAGATGCTGCAGGAAAGGGAGAATCCGAGCCAGCGCAAAAAATTCGAAGAGATTGCGTTCGAGGGAAAGTTCAAGGGATGA
- a CDS encoding minichromosome maintenance protein MCM, which translates to MGECLLELDFEEIENSGQNPYAEKLEAFFGSVYRKNVERLVGEYPENRSLLVDFKELEKFDFQLADDLLDNPDYVIEAAKSALSRIDVPALEIEKFEPHIRFFNLPKDRKFLIRDISADHLGKMIAVEGIIRQITDVLPKLKTAAWQCRRCGNVYKKEQGLHKVVTPAVCQCKQRDFELLAEQSIFIDYQKIEIQESLENIKGNEQAQNITIYVSNDMVNRVTAGDRTLFVGMLRLSHPDDKKTIYGRFLDATYLEETQKEFMEVEVSPEEEKEIRELAKDPKIYDKLIASLAPGIYGHEMVKEAIVMQLFGGVKKVLPGQQQIRGNIHVLLVGDPGAAKSTILLATNRIAPKSIYVAGKTATGAGLSATAVKDEFGEGGWTLKAGVLVLASGGLAAVDEFDKMETEDRSAMHEALEQQQISVAKAGIVTRFKSDTSVLAAANPKFARFDPYQPFISQIDLPATLISRFDLFFMIRDVLDRQRDEEITAHILKTHHAGEALLQAKSKGESLAKSELEEIEKVSTPPISGELFKKFVSYARQTMFPVLSKDAVEMISEFYVNLRSEGKKDGSYTATHRQLEGLVRLSEASAKIRLSDTVDKEDAARAIRLVRTSLENVVTDPETGKIDIDIITSGQTHTKLTNMKKVLQIIKEKSVDLDMVPIDDIVSEAEIQGISKEKTMDIISELDKKGEIYKPRHHFVKPTQKS; encoded by the coding sequence TTGGGGGAATGCCTTTTGGAACTGGATTTTGAGGAAATCGAGAATTCCGGCCAGAATCCTTATGCGGAAAAGCTGGAAGCGTTTTTCGGCTCGGTTTACAGGAAAAACGTCGAAAGGCTTGTGGGCGAGTACCCTGAAAACAGGTCCCTGCTAGTCGACTTCAAGGAGCTTGAAAAGTTCGATTTCCAGCTGGCAGACGATTTGCTTGACAACCCCGATTATGTCATCGAGGCCGCCAAAAGCGCGCTGTCGCGCATCGACGTGCCCGCGCTTGAAATCGAAAAATTCGAGCCGCACATACGCTTTTTCAACCTGCCCAAGGACAGGAAGTTCCTCATCCGGGACATCAGCGCCGACCATTTGGGCAAAATGATTGCGGTCGAAGGCATCATCAGGCAGATTACCGACGTTTTGCCCAAACTGAAGACCGCGGCCTGGCAGTGCAGGCGGTGCGGCAATGTTTACAAGAAAGAGCAGGGCCTGCACAAGGTTGTGACTCCGGCTGTCTGCCAGTGCAAGCAGCGCGACTTCGAACTGCTGGCGGAGCAGAGCATTTTCATTGACTACCAGAAAATCGAGATCCAGGAGTCATTGGAGAACATCAAGGGCAACGAGCAGGCGCAGAACATAACAATTTACGTTTCAAACGACATGGTGAACAGGGTAACGGCGGGAGACAGGACGCTTTTTGTCGGAATGCTGAGGCTCTCCCATCCGGACGACAAGAAAACCATTTACGGCAGGTTCCTTGACGCAACCTATTTGGAGGAAACCCAGAAGGAATTCATGGAAGTCGAGGTTTCGCCTGAAGAGGAAAAGGAAATCAGGGAGCTTGCAAAGGATCCGAAGATTTACGACAAGCTTATTGCATCGCTTGCGCCCGGGATTTACGGCCACGAAATGGTCAAGGAAGCGATTGTCATGCAGTTGTTCGGCGGAGTCAAAAAGGTTCTGCCCGGCCAGCAGCAAATCAGGGGAAACATCCACGTCCTGCTGGTAGGCGACCCGGGCGCGGCAAAGTCGACAATACTGCTTGCAACCAACCGCATTGCGCCAAAATCTATTTACGTTGCGGGAAAGACAGCGACCGGCGCGGGCCTCAGTGCAACGGCAGTCAAGGACGAATTCGGCGAAGGCGGCTGGACTTTGAAGGCAGGCGTATTGGTTCTGGCTTCGGGTGGGTTGGCAGCAGTGGACGAGTTTGACAAGATGGAGACAGAGGACAGGAGCGCAATGCACGAAGCCCTTGAACAGCAGCAAATCAGCGTGGCAAAGGCAGGCATTGTGACAAGGTTCAAGTCCGACACAAGCGTTCTTGCCGCGGCAAACCCCAAATTTGCAAGGTTCGACCCATATCAGCCGTTCATCTCACAGATCGACCTGCCGGCAACGCTCATTTCACGGTTCGATTTGTTTTTCATGATCCGCGACGTCCTGGACAGGCAGCGCGACGAGGAAATCACGGCGCACATACTCAAAACCCATCATGCAGGCGAGGCCCTGCTGCAGGCGAAATCAAAGGGCGAATCGCTTGCAAAATCCGAGCTTGAGGAAATCGAAAAGGTTTCAACCCCGCCCATCAGCGGCGAACTGTTCAAAAAATTCGTTTCATACGCGCGCCAGACAATGTTCCCTGTGCTGTCAAAGGACGCGGTTGAAATGATTTCAGAGTTTTATGTCAATTTGAGGAGCGAAGGCAAAAAGGACGGCAGTTATACCGCAACGCACAGGCAGTTGGAAGGCCTTGTCAGGCTGTCGGAGGCATCCGCAAAAATCAGGCTGTCCGACACCGTCGACAAGGAGGATGCGGCGCGCGCAATCAGGCTGGTGCGCACAAGCCTTGAAAACGTCGTGACTGACCCGGAGACGGGCAAGATTGACATTGACATCATCACAAGCGGGCAGACGCACACAAAGCTTACGAACATGAAAAAGGTTTTGCAGATAATCAAGGAAAAGTCCGTTGACCTGGACATGGTGCCGATCGACGACATCGTTTCGGAAGCCGAAATCCAGGGAATAAGCAAGGAAAAAACAATGGACATCATTTCGGAACTGGACAAGAAAGGCGAAATCTACAAGCCGAGGCACCACTTTGTCAAGCCGACGCAGAAGAGCTGA
- the eif1A gene encoding translation initiation factor eIF-1A: MAAVQEDEENEFRRIRLPRERDLEQFGLVIQLMGTDQIKVLCADGKERQCRIPGKLKKRVWIRQNDIVIIKLWDFQPSKADIVWRFFGHQTEYLKREGRLKGLPV; this comes from the coding sequence TTGGCTGCTGTTCAAGAAGACGAGGAGAACGAGTTCCGCAGGATAAGGCTGCCAAGGGAGCGCGATTTGGAGCAGTTCGGCCTGGTCATCCAGCTCATGGGAACCGACCAGATCAAGGTTTTGTGCGCGGACGGAAAGGAACGGCAGTGCAGGATCCCCGGAAAGCTGAAAAAAAGGGTGTGGATCAGGCAGAACGACATTGTCATAATAAAATTGTGGGATTTCCAGCCGTCGAAAGCGGACATTGTGTGGCGGTTTTTCGGCCACCAGACCGAGTATTTGAAGCGCGAGGGCAGGCTCAAGGGGCTGCCCGTCTGA
- a CDS encoding DUF424 family protein, producing MFHKIHRSVSGEVLAVCDKDLSGKTLEFGEIFFEVRESFYGKEHLSGERLAELLAEFGNANLVGEKCVGIAIKAGFASEGNTIRIKNVPHLQIFRI from the coding sequence ATGTTCCATAAAATCCACCGCAGCGTTTCCGGCGAGGTTCTGGCTGTCTGCGACAAGGATTTGTCCGGCAAGACCTTGGAGTTCGGCGAAATCTTTTTTGAGGTCAGGGAATCGTTTTACGGCAAGGAGCATTTGTCCGGGGAACGGCTTGCGGAATTGCTTGCGGAGTTCGGCAACGCCAACCTTGTCGGGGAAAAATGCGTGGGCATCGCGATAAAAGCGGGCTTTGCGTCAGAGGGCAACACTATTAGGATTAAAAACGTTCCACATTTACAGATTTTCAGGATTTGA
- a CDS encoding DUF3883 domain-containing protein, with amino-acid sequence MNMARETERKAIEFVLQYEKEQGRTPKELKQGHGYDVDSNDRQIEVKGQGEDNPQFVLLNEHNIKAMQREPNWYLYIVYGIKNYNPKIKIFQKPEVLERAKFSITWEVPLRKADLQ; translated from the coding sequence ATGAACATGGCAAGAGAAACAGAACGAAAAGCAATTGAGTTCGTTCTACAATACGAGAAAGAACAGGGCAGAACCCCCAAAGAACTTAAACAAGGGCACGGATACGATGTGGATTCAAATGACCGCCAAATTGAAGTCAAAGGACAGGGCGAAGATAACCCGCAATTCGTTCTTTTGAATGAACACAACATCAAGGCAATGCAACGAGAACCAAATTGGTATCTTTACATAGTTTATGGGATAAAAAACTATAATCCAAAAATAAAGATTTTCCAGAAGCCGGAAGTTCTTGAACGTGCCAAATTTTCTATTACCTGGGAAGTTCCATTAAGGAAAGCCGATTTGCAATAG
- the top6B gene encoding DNA topoisomerase VI subunit B — protein sequence MAEADAGVKGKAGKVAEEANVSAEDLAKEFKEHSVAEFFKKNRQMLGLTGKIKTLTTVVHEYVSNSLDACESANILPDITVKLIELEEEHYELVVQDNGPGLTKETVGKALGQLLAGTKFHRLMQMRGQQGIGASGCTMLSLVTTGKPIQVISGTGKGKPFFAELTIDPKKNEPKLIKVEDVDKDFRGLTIKAVFKDIKYQKSEGGPLEYIRRTAIANPHAKLAFVDPFGEKFEFNRTMKTVPKRPVEVKPHPKGVTVDELLTMAKATQARKVVSFIKNDFDRTGEKAVEEVQNAVSFDLNTDPAKLSWEQAEEIIKAFQKINFIAPTTDGLRPIGEDRVIASLKNIVEPEFLEVNTRRPQVYKGGFAFQVEVGLAYGGNAGKASEEKTEDGKIVRKVEVMRFANRVPLLFDAGGCALQKAVNSIDWKRYGIRDAETAPLTIFIHLVSVHIPYTGAGKQAVSDEEEIMEELRLALMDVGRKTYRFVANQRREAEKLQKKKIFYKYAKQVAIGLSELTGKNVEPIEKKLHDIVLKRLKLEDELEAKGEKLDEEPPEEEEGKAKKKGKKAKKGALETVNEDDE from the coding sequence ATGGCGGAAGCTGATGCGGGCGTGAAGGGGAAGGCCGGAAAGGTGGCGGAGGAAGCCAATGTTTCCGCCGAAGACCTTGCCAAGGAATTCAAGGAGCATTCCGTCGCCGAATTTTTCAAAAAGAACAGGCAGATGCTCGGCCTCACGGGAAAAATCAAGACCCTCACAACAGTCGTCCACGAATACGTTTCAAACAGCCTGGACGCGTGCGAGTCCGCCAACATTCTGCCGGACATAACCGTCAAGCTTATCGAACTGGAAGAAGAGCATTACGAGCTTGTGGTGCAGGACAACGGGCCGGGCCTGACCAAGGAGACTGTCGGAAAGGCTTTGGGGCAGCTGCTTGCGGGCACGAAATTCCACAGGCTCATGCAGATGCGCGGCCAGCAGGGCATAGGCGCGTCCGGGTGCACAATGCTTTCGCTTGTCACCACTGGAAAACCAATTCAGGTCATCAGCGGCACCGGCAAGGGCAAGCCGTTTTTCGCGGAGCTCACGATTGACCCGAAAAAAAACGAGCCTAAGCTCATCAAGGTCGAGGACGTCGACAAGGATTTCCGCGGGCTCACAATCAAGGCTGTTTTCAAGGACATAAAATACCAGAAGAGCGAGGGAGGGCCCCTGGAATACATCCGCCGCACTGCCATTGCGAACCCGCATGCAAAGCTTGCCTTTGTCGACCCGTTCGGGGAAAAATTCGAATTCAACCGCACAATGAAGACCGTGCCGAAAAGGCCTGTCGAAGTGAAGCCGCACCCGAAAGGCGTTACTGTTGACGAACTGCTGACAATGGCGAAGGCGACGCAGGCACGCAAGGTCGTTTCATTCATCAAAAACGATTTCGACAGGACCGGTGAAAAAGCGGTTGAAGAAGTGCAGAACGCGGTTTCGTTCGACCTCAATACCGATCCCGCAAAGCTTTCTTGGGAGCAGGCCGAGGAAATAATCAAGGCGTTCCAGAAAATAAATTTCATTGCACCGACAACCGACGGCCTGAGGCCGATCGGAGAGGACCGCGTCATCGCTTCCCTGAAGAACATCGTCGAACCGGAATTTTTGGAAGTGAACACGCGCAGGCCCCAGGTTTACAAGGGCGGCTTCGCGTTCCAGGTCGAGGTTGGCTTAGCGTACGGCGGGAATGCGGGCAAGGCGAGCGAGGAAAAAACCGAGGACGGAAAAATTGTAAGGAAAGTCGAGGTCATGAGGTTTGCAAACAGGGTTCCATTGCTGTTCGATGCCGGAGGGTGCGCGCTGCAGAAGGCAGTGAACTCCATTGACTGGAAGCGCTATGGAATAAGGGATGCCGAGACTGCGCCTTTGACGATTTTCATCCACCTTGTATCCGTGCACATTCCCTACACGGGCGCGGGCAAGCAGGCGGTTTCGGACGAAGAGGAAATAATGGAGGAACTGCGGCTTGCGTTGATGGACGTCGGCAGGAAAACCTACAGGTTTGTCGCAAACCAGAGGCGCGAGGCGGAAAAACTGCAGAAAAAGAAAATCTTTTACAAATACGCTAAACAGGTTGCAATCGGCCTGTCCGAGCTGACGGGCAAAAATGTCGAGCCGATTGAAAAAAAACTGCACGACATTGTGCTGAAGAGGCTGAAGCTTGAGGACGAGCTTGAGGCTAAGGGCGAAAAGCTTGACGAGGAGCCACCGGAAGAAGAGGAAGGGAAGGCAAAGAAAAAGGGCAAGAAGGCGAAAAAGGGCGCGCTTGAAACGGTGAACGAAGATGACGAATAA
- a CDS encoding thioredoxin family protein, whose protein sequence is MSLTPSDYFKVKPGEKAPDFSLPATDGKSYSLKSFAGKKALLVIFICNHCPYVKPKFSKLIELQAKYGGKGLQVAGICANDAEDYPEDNFVNMKKEVKKRGINFVYLRDESQETAKAYGAGCTPDPFLFDAEQKLVYHGRIDDAHGKPHEEAATNELEEAIQQVLAGKKVSVKAEPSLGCSIKWKKT, encoded by the coding sequence ATGTCCTTGACTCCGAGCGATTATTTCAAAGTCAAGCCCGGCGAAAAGGCGCCGGATTTTTCCCTGCCCGCGACTGACGGCAAATCGTATTCGCTGAAAAGCTTTGCCGGCAAAAAGGCTTTGCTTGTCATTTTCATCTGCAACCACTGCCCTTATGTGAAGCCAAAGTTTTCAAAGCTCATTGAACTGCAGGCAAAATACGGCGGAAAAGGATTGCAAGTAGCGGGCATCTGCGCTAACGATGCCGAGGATTACCCGGAAGACAATTTCGTGAACATGAAAAAGGAAGTGAAAAAGCGCGGCATAAATTTCGTTTATTTGCGCGATGAAAGCCAGGAAACTGCAAAGGCTTACGGCGCGGGCTGCACTCCCGACCCTTTTCTCTTTGACGCTGAACAAAAACTTGTTTACCATGGCCGCATTGATGACGCGCATGGCAAGCCGCACGAAGAGGCTGCAACAAACGAGCTGGAAGAAGCCATTCAGCAGGTTCTGGCCGGGAAAAAGGTTTCAGTGAAAGCCGAGCCGAGCCTCGGGTGCAGCATCAAATGGAAAAAAACCTGA
- a CDS encoding serine protein kinase RIO, translating into MHKSFSEDKVISEESLRKVFEKVFNERTMRCLYSLASKGYFQSLEFQVNDGKEAHVFRAVDASGTFRAVKIYKVETAEFNAMAQYIEGDRRFMRVKKDRRSIVFTWAKKEFRNLQLLSDAKADVPYPTAVKENVLVMEFIGKDGIAAKSVKEAPPKSIESFREAMVEFMAKAYSKGLVHSDLSEYNVLNNDEKFVVIDVGQGVLTSHPMAGEFFRRDVENIAGYISNCGEKVSAEDLTEEVRRRAKSLG; encoded by the coding sequence ATGCACAAAAGTTTTTCCGAGGACAAGGTAATCAGCGAGGAGTCGCTGAGAAAGGTCTTTGAAAAGGTTTTCAACGAGCGCACCATGCGCTGCCTGTATTCGCTTGCCTCAAAAGGCTATTTCCAGAGCCTTGAATTCCAGGTCAATGACGGCAAGGAAGCGCACGTTTTCAGGGCAGTGGATGCGTCGGGAACGTTCCGCGCGGTTAAGATTTACAAGGTTGAAACCGCGGAATTCAATGCAATGGCGCAATACATCGAGGGCGACAGGCGGTTCATGCGCGTCAAAAAGGACAGGCGGAGCATTGTGTTCACGTGGGCGAAAAAGGAGTTCAGGAACCTGCAATTGCTCTCGGATGCAAAAGCGGACGTGCCATATCCTACTGCAGTGAAGGAAAACGTTCTGGTCATGGAGTTCATCGGAAAGGATGGGATTGCGGCGAAAAGCGTAAAGGAAGCGCCGCCAAAAAGCATTGAAAGCTTCCGCGAGGCAATGGTTGAATTCATGGCGAAGGCGTATTCCAAGGGTTTGGTGCATTCAGACCTGTCGGAATACAATGTCCTGAACAACGACGAAAAGTTTGTCGTTATCGACGTCGGGCAGGGCGTTCTCACCTCGCATCCGATGGCGGGCGAGTTTTTCAGGCGCGACGTGGAAAACATTGCCGGCTATATTTCCAATTGCGGCGAAAAGGTTTCGGCGGAAGATCTGACTGAAGAAGTGAGACGCAGGGCCAAATCACTAGGGTAA
- a CDS encoding DNA topoisomerase IV subunit A yields MTNKDEAVIKKLGEMGEQIIKQVDKGEQPSVDLPVRALSNIYFDKKSRTIKLGDKTSARQFLNIAHTRKFMQTVLVASEIKKVIGQKATVSIRDLYYALKHTIEGTNENTFEEQGESDPIIEDIESSLNLLREELHLAASSKGVIAGNMTIKDGKDTIDLTRMGSGGWGVPSNVEPDKVEIKDIDAEYVLFIEKDAVWKRFNEDAFWKKHKCIIITGRGQPSRAERRFVQRLNHEHNLPVFALMDADPWGMYIYSVIKQGSISLSYSEEKLATPETKYIGLTVKDVETYKIPKEVTIKLNQLDAKRLKEMEGYEWFKKKEWQEEFQRMREKAVKLELEALSKKGIRFITEEYLPNKMKQKDFLP; encoded by the coding sequence ATGACGAATAAGGACGAGGCGGTCATAAAAAAGCTCGGCGAAATGGGCGAGCAGATAATCAAGCAGGTCGACAAGGGCGAACAGCCGTCAGTCGATTTGCCGGTGAGGGCATTGAGCAACATTTATTTCGACAAGAAAAGCCGCACAATCAAGCTCGGCGACAAGACTTCGGCAAGGCAGTTCCTGAACATAGCGCACACGCGCAAGTTCATGCAGACCGTGCTTGTGGCATCCGAAATAAAAAAGGTCATCGGCCAGAAAGCCACAGTCAGCATCCGTGACCTCTATTATGCGTTGAAGCACACCATCGAGGGAACTAACGAGAACACTTTCGAGGAGCAGGGCGAATCAGACCCGATAATAGAGGACATCGAATCAAGCCTCAACCTTTTGCGCGAAGAGCTCCATCTTGCCGCTTCCTCAAAGGGTGTCATTGCGGGAAACATGACAATCAAGGACGGCAAGGACACAATCGATTTGACGAGGATGGGTTCCGGCGGCTGGGGCGTTCCGTCCAATGTCGAGCCGGACAAGGTCGAAATAAAGGACATCGACGCTGAATACGTTTTGTTCATTGAAAAAGATGCCGTCTGGAAAAGGTTCAACGAGGACGCATTCTGGAAAAAGCACAAGTGCATAATCATAACCGGAAGGGGCCAGCCTTCGAGAGCGGAGAGAAGGTTTGTGCAGAGGCTAAACCACGAGCACAACCTTCCGGTCTTTGCCTTGATGGACGCGGACCCGTGGGGAATGTACATTTATTCCGTGATAAAGCAGGGTTCCATCAGCCTGAGCTATTCCGAGGAAAAGCTTGCCACGCCGGAAACCAAATACATCGGCCTCACCGTCAAGGACGTTGAAACCTACAAGATTCCGAAGGAAGTGACAATCAAATTGAACCAGCTTGACGCCAAAAGGCTCAAGGAAATGGAAGGCTACGAATGGTTCAAGAAAAAGGAATGGCAGGAAGAATTCCAGAGAATGCGTGAAAAGGCCGTGAAGCTGGAACTCGAAGCGCTTTCCAAGAAAGGCATCAGGTTCATAACCGAAGAGTATCTGCCGAACAAGATGAAGCAGAAGGACTTCCTGCCATAG